The following proteins come from a genomic window of Nostoc sp. ATCC 53789:
- a CDS encoding TldD/PmbA family protein, with translation MWSELKKAIASFDIPADWIGIRAVKETSTSRSVRDGLPQANGKSFTIGAMLEVLVNGCLGYAATNSLELSSLQAAAQTAYKQAVAASEWWIHPFRESERPKVVGEYKSPFLEPFDALSPGEINDLLVRICQTLKVDDKIVQTIAGASTIERESWFVSSNGSEVYQKILSIATHYGATAQDGSIVQQRSNNGSQANCYQGGLELLKQENLWHRVRKIGEQAVELLTAEECPTTRTNLVLAPDQMMLQIHESVGHPLEIDRILGDERNYAGGSFVNKSDFGNLVYGSPLMNITFDPTVAGEFASYGFDDTGAVATREYLVKEGVLQRGLGSLESQARAGVSGVACARASSWNRPAIDRMGNLNLEPLNASFEDIISGIEHGVYMESNRSWSIDDRRYKFQFGCEYAKLIENGKLTKTLRNPNYRATTPEFWHSLIQVGNAENWQMYGTPYCGKGEPNQAIWVGHGSPVCVFANVEVFGGGS, from the coding sequence ATGTGGTCTGAACTTAAGAAAGCGATCGCTAGTTTCGACATTCCTGCTGATTGGATCGGTATCAGAGCCGTAAAGGAGACTTCTACAAGCCGTTCAGTCCGTGACGGCTTACCCCAGGCAAATGGCAAATCCTTTACTATTGGAGCCATGCTGGAAGTTTTGGTCAACGGCTGTCTGGGTTATGCAGCCACTAACTCTCTGGAACTGTCTTCATTACAAGCTGCTGCCCAAACAGCCTATAAACAGGCAGTAGCAGCCAGTGAATGGTGGATACATCCCTTTCGTGAAAGTGAGCGCCCTAAAGTCGTTGGTGAATATAAATCTCCATTCCTTGAACCTTTTGATGCTTTGAGTCCAGGAGAAATCAACGATTTGCTGGTTCGTATTTGCCAAACGCTGAAAGTTGACGACAAGATTGTGCAAACCATAGCCGGTGCTAGCACCATTGAGAGAGAGTCTTGGTTTGTTAGCAGTAATGGCTCAGAAGTTTATCAAAAAATTCTATCTATAGCTACTCATTACGGAGCTACCGCCCAAGATGGGTCAATAGTACAGCAGCGCAGCAATAATGGTTCGCAAGCAAACTGTTACCAAGGCGGACTTGAACTATTAAAACAAGAAAACTTATGGCATCGGGTGCGGAAAATTGGCGAACAAGCAGTAGAACTCTTGACAGCAGAAGAGTGCCCAACTACCCGTACCAATTTAGTTTTAGCCCCAGATCAAATGATGCTGCAAATCCATGAAAGTGTCGGGCATCCCCTAGAAATTGACCGAATTTTGGGGGATGAGCGTAACTATGCTGGGGGCAGCTTCGTTAATAAAAGTGATTTTGGCAACCTAGTATATGGTTCGCCACTGATGAACATTACCTTTGATCCCACCGTGGCTGGTGAATTTGCTAGCTATGGCTTTGATGATACGGGTGCTGTAGCGACGCGGGAATATTTGGTCAAAGAAGGAGTACTTCAACGGGGTTTGGGCAGTCTAGAGAGTCAAGCTAGAGCAGGTGTATCAGGAGTAGCCTGTGCGCGTGCTTCTTCATGGAATCGACCAGCGATCGATCGCATGGGTAACTTGAATTTAGAGCCTCTAAACGCTAGCTTTGAAGACATTATTAGCGGCATAGAACACGGCGTTTACATGGAATCTAACCGATCTTGGTCAATTGACGATCGCCGTTACAAATTCCAATTTGGTTGTGAGTACGCTAAATTAATTGAAAATGGTAAACTCACTAAAACCCTCCGCAATCCCAACTATCGCGCCACAACACCAGAATTTTGGCATAGCTTAATCCAAGTAGGAAATGCTGAAAACTGGCAAATGTATGGTACTCCTTATTGTGGTAAAGGAGAACCAAATCAGGCCATTTGGGTAGGACATGGTTCCCCTGTTTGTGTATTTGCTAATGTCGAAGTTTTTGGTGGAGGAAGTTGA